A segment of the Candidatus Kaelpia aquatica genome:
TAGAGGATCTTCATGCCAAAGCAGAGCTGCTTGAGGAGACGCTAAGAGATTTTAATATCGAGGCCAAGGTTGTAAATATTGAAAAAGGTCCCGTTATAACAAGGTATGAGCTTCAGCCTGCTCCGGGGGTAAAAGTTCAGTCGATTGCTTCTCTATCTGAGGATATAGGTCTTGTTATGAAAAGTTATAATGTTCATGTAAGCCCTGTTGCCGGTAAAGGAACAATTGGGGTTGAGATTCCAAATATAACCTCTTCAATGGTTTATTTGAAAGATATTGTAGGATCGGCCAGTTTCCATACTCAACGTTCACTCTTATCTTTAGCGTTGGGTCAGAAAGTTTCAGGCGAGCCTCTCATAAGTGATTTAAGTGAAATGCCTCATCTTTTGATAGCTGGAACAACTGGTTCTGGCAAGACTGTATGTATCAACGCTCTTATAATCAGTCTTCTTTATCGTGCTACTCCTGATGAGGTAAAGATGATTTTAATAGATCCTAAGATGGTTGAGTTGATGCCTTTCAATGGCTTGCCTCATTTAATAGTTCCTGTTGTAACTAATGCTAGTAAAGCTGTTTCAGCTCTAGAGTGGGCAGTTGCGGAGATGGATGCTAGGTATAGGCTTTTATCTAAGGCGACAACTAGAAATATAGAGTCTTATAATCAGAAGAAAGATAAAGATGCTGAGTTGCCCCAGAGCTTGCCTTATATTGTTGTAGTAATAGACGAGCTTGCAGATTTGATGTTAGTGGCTTCTAAGGAGATAGAGGGTCACATTGCACGGCTTGCTCAGCTTTCTCGCGCAGTAGGAATCCATATGATACTTGCAACTCAAAGACCGTCAGTTGATGTAATCACCGGTGTTATAAAGGCAAATTTTCCTTCCAGGATATCTTTTAAGGTGGCGTCTAAGGTTGATTCCCGTACCGTTTTAGATTTAAACGGGGCTGATAAGCTTGTAGGCAAAGGCGATATGCTGTTTATACCTCCAGGTACGTCTAAGCCTTGCAGGGCTCAGTGTAGTTTGGTTTCAGATCAAGAGATAGAGAGAGTCGTCGGCTTTATAAAAGAACAGAGAGAGCCTGAATACGATGACAGTATTTTGGGTTCTTCTTCCGGGGCGCCTGGATTAAAGGTTCACGGCAAGAGAGACCAGGTATATAAAGAGGCGATTAATGTTATAATGCAGACAGGGCAGGCTTCGGTATCAATGCTGCAGAGAAGGCTCGGCGTTGGCTATACTAGGGCTGCCAGATTAATAGATATGATGGAAGAAGATAATATAGTAGGCTCCTATCAGGGCTCAAAGCCTAGAGAGATATTGATAGACAGAGAAGAGTATTTACAGGACCTTCAAGGGGCAGGCTGATCATCGGCTGAATCTATCCATGGCTAATATAGGAATAAAACTAAGAAAGGCGCGTCAAAAGTTAGGCTATGATTATGATTTTATTACTCAGAAAGCCAGGATACACCCTAAGGTTCTACAAGCCTTAGAAGATGAAGACTTTGGTTACTTTAAATCCGCTCTTTATCTAAGAAGCTTCTTGGGTAAATATGTTCGGTTTTTGGGGTTGGATGAGGATCAAATCTTAAGTGAACTGGATATGCTTCCGGCAGAGCTTAAATCTGGAGAGCAGGGATATGTTAAGTCCGGCTCTATGCCTAATAAGCTTGTTCTGATTTTTAAAACAACCATACTCTCTCTGTTTATAGTCAGCTCCATATACTTTGTATTTTTAGGAATTAAAAAGACATTAGCAGTATTTATCAATCATGATGGTCCTGATCTCAAAATGGAAGATGTTATGAATGTCGAGATAATAAATGATGGTATAGTTAAGGTTGAAGATGCAGCTGTCAAGAAGAGCTCAGAAGAATATCTTGCTGTACAATTAACAATAAAGGCTAGTGAAGATTGCTGGATTCAACTCCGCGCTGATAGTGAAAAGATTTTTGACAGTATTTTGAAAGCCAATCAATCTGAGACATGGAATGCTAACGAAGAGTTTGAGCTTTGGGTTGGAGAGGCATCCCGACTTTCGTTTATACTCAACGGTAGAAATATTGGTCCTATAGGGAGAGGTATTATAAAAGGGATAAAGATTACTTCTGCTGGCATAGACCTACCTTAAGCGTAGTCTTGATTAAAATAAAATAATGAAAGTTTTTTTAATAAGTTTGGGTTGTGCTAGAAACCTTGTTGATTCAGAGTATGTGCTGGATATAATTTCTAGAGAGGGATATGAGGTTGTAGATGAAGTGTCGAGCGCAGATATCGCTATTGTAAATACTTGCGGGTTTATAGGGGATGCCAAGGAAGAGTCGATCGATATAATTTTGGATTTGGTCCAAATTAAAGAAACAAAAGATATCAAAATTGTAGTAGGTGGATGCTTTACTCAAAAGTATTCCAAGGAGTTGTTGGAAGAGATTCCAGAGGTTGATGCTGTTATTGGAATCAATTGGGATGATCTAATAGGGATACTTAAGGATATTTTAAAAGGCGAAAGAGTCCAAAATATCAAAGAAGAAAGATATCTTTTGAACTATCCGACCAAGAAGAAGATATATCTGACCCCAGCTCATTTTGCATATTTAAAGATATCCGAAGGATGTTCTCATAGATGTAGTTATTGTGCTATCTATAATATAAAAGGTTCTTACAGAAGCAGGCCTCTGGACGATATTTTAAAAGAGGCCGAGTTTTTAGTAGGGAGAGGAGTGAGAGAGTTAAATGTCGTAGCTCAAGATACAACTTCATATGGCGTTGATTTAGGGCCTAGCATTGACATCACCAGCCTACTTAGAAGCATTAATGATATTGAGGGTGATTTCTGGATCCGCTTGCTTTACACGCACCCTCAGATGGTAGGAGATGATTTAATAAGCTGTTATCAGGAATTAAAAAAGCTCTGTAAATATCTAGATCTGCCCTTGCAGCATATAAGTAGTAAAATTTTAAAAGAAATGAATAGGCCTGCATCAAGAGAGGTAATATTCAGCTTAATAAAAGAGTTAAGAGAAAGAGTGCCGGGCTTATCGATTAGAACAAGTTTTATAGTTGGGTTTCCAGGGGAGAGCGAGGAGGACTTTAATGAGCTGATTGATTTTATAAAGGATATTAAATTTGATAGGTTGGGCTGCTTCAGGTATTCAAGAGAGGATAATACAGATGCCTTTGATTTTGAAGGGCAGATATCGGAATCTATAAAAGACCAGCGATTTAATACAATCATGAAAGAGCAGAACAGCATAGCGAGAGATCTTAATAATAAGTTGCTAGGCAAAGAGATTAGGGTTTTAGTTGAAGAGGAGAGAGGGGAAT
Coding sequences within it:
- a CDS encoding DUF4115 domain-containing protein codes for the protein MANIGIKLRKARQKLGYDYDFITQKARIHPKVLQALEDEDFGYFKSALYLRSFLGKYVRFLGLDEDQILSELDMLPAELKSGEQGYVKSGSMPNKLVLIFKTTILSLFIVSSIYFVFLGIKKTLAVFINHDGPDLKMEDVMNVEIINDGIVKVEDAAVKKSSEEYLAVQLTIKASEDCWIQLRADSEKIFDSILKANQSETWNANEEFELWVGEASRLSFILNGRNIGPIGRGIIKGIKITSAGIDLP
- the rimO gene encoding 30S ribosomal protein S12 methylthiotransferase RimO — encoded protein: MKVFLISLGCARNLVDSEYVLDIISREGYEVVDEVSSADIAIVNTCGFIGDAKEESIDIILDLVQIKETKDIKIVVGGCFTQKYSKELLEEIPEVDAVIGINWDDLIGILKDILKGERVQNIKEERYLLNYPTKKKIYLTPAHFAYLKISEGCSHRCSYCAIYNIKGSYRSRPLDDILKEAEFLVGRGVRELNVVAQDTTSYGVDLGPSIDITSLLRSINDIEGDFWIRLLYTHPQMVGDDLISCYQELKKLCKYLDLPLQHISSKILKEMNRPASREVIFSLIKELRERVPGLSIRTSFIVGFPGESEEDFNELIDFIKDIKFDRLGCFRYSREDNTDAFDFEGQISESIKDQRFNTIMKEQNSIARDLNNKLLGKEIRVLVEEERGEYYLARSEFDAPEVDGIVYIEKSDKIDLGAFINVRVKDVLEYDLIAEIA
- a CDS encoding DNA translocase FtsK 4TM domain-containing protein: MKKEILCLLGVAIGLYLFLAIIFFSPLSHPGLSSNGIDAGSFFRNITVLSGYFLRSYFGLMSIVIPVVIFFWTYMFYFYEEDFKHFRVKLLSFFLLICSLSCSAALLSHFNKEVSFNLSGIVGFYFLDFSRKYFGYSGAILVSLSILLLSAIMVTDLPLLSYIITGLKKLFFILIKAVSSLFRQCLKVKESESKQRFSKAEKEGILEFEDNVSGVKAVKKKPIFKIEDIEKPQRRVVLKQSKSVSRGGFTLPPIDLLESPEQSKDQEKVEDLHAKAELLEETLRDFNIEAKVVNIEKGPVITRYELQPAPGVKVQSIASLSEDIGLVMKSYNVHVSPVAGKGTIGVEIPNITSSMVYLKDIVGSASFHTQRSLLSLALGQKVSGEPLISDLSEMPHLLIAGTTGSGKTVCINALIISLLYRATPDEVKMILIDPKMVELMPFNGLPHLIVPVVTNASKAVSALEWAVAEMDARYRLLSKATTRNIESYNQKKDKDAELPQSLPYIVVVIDELADLMLVASKEIEGHIARLAQLSRAVGIHMILATQRPSVDVITGVIKANFPSRISFKVASKVDSRTVLDLNGADKLVGKGDMLFIPPGTSKPCRAQCSLVSDQEIERVVGFIKEQREPEYDDSILGSSSGAPGLKVHGKRDQVYKEAINVIMQTGQASVSMLQRRLGVGYTRAARLIDMMEEDNIVGSYQGSKPREILIDREEYLQDLQGAG